The Medicago truncatula cultivar Jemalong A17 chromosome 4, MtrunA17r5.0-ANR, whole genome shotgun sequence genome includes a region encoding these proteins:
- the LOC112421345 gene encoding glutathione S-transferase T3, which yields MSNFGFASNFNHPSSVPNNFNPYFRSMMGYPSQTPPFNGYMPMVNENFQSVGEYPEFSSQINRGGMTRDNEVAPTPEDTTPKSKRNQQPSWNTEQNLVLISGWIKYGTCSVVGRNQTSEAYWGKIAEYCNEHCSFDSPRDVVACRNRFNYMNKLINKWVGAYDSAKRMQGSGWSEDDVFKKAQELYGCGKNVQFTLMEEWRALRDQPRYGSQVGGNVDSGSSGSKRSYEDSVGSSARPMGRDAAKKKGKKKSKGETLEKVEKEWVQFKELKEQEIEQLKELTLVKQQKNKLLQEKTQAKKMKMYLKLKDEEHLDDRKNELLGKLEHELFEN from the coding sequence atgtctaattttggttttgcctcaaatttcaatcacccatcctctgttccaaacaactttaatccaTATTTTAGATCTATGATGGGAtatccatctcaaacacccccatttaatggttatatgccaatggtgaatgaaaattttcagagTGTTGGTGAATATCCTGAATTTTCATCACAAATAAATCGTGGTGGAATGACACGAGATAATGAAGTTGCTCCAACTCCAGAGGATACAACTCCAAAGAGCAAGAGAAACCAACAACCATCATGGAACACTGAACAAAATTTGGTGTTAATTAGTGGGTGGATAAAATATGGAACATGCAGTGTTGTCGGAAGAAACCAGACAAGTGAAGCATATTGGGGTAAAATTGCTGAGTATTGTAACGAGCATTGCTCATTCGATTCTCCGCGCGATGTAGTTGCATGCCGAAaccgttttaattatatgaacaaattaataaataaatgggttGGTGCTTATGATAGCGCTAAGCGTATGCAAGGAAGCGGTTGGTCggaagatgatgttttcaaaAAAGCTCAAGAATTATATGGATGTGGGAAGAATGTTCAATTTACTTTAATGGAAGAATGGCGCGCTCTCCGAGATCAACCACGGTATGGTAGTCAAGTGGGAGGAAATGTTGACTCAGGAAGTAGTGGATCTAAGAGATCTTACGAGGACTCTGTAGGATCTAGTGCTCGTCCAATGGGTAGGGATGcagctaaaaaaaaaggtaagaagAAAAGCAAGGGCGAGACATTGGAGAAGGTGGAAAAGGAATGGGTTCAattcaaagaattaaaagagcaagagattgaacaattgaaagagtTAACTTTGGTGAAACAACAGAAAAACAAGTTGCTGCAAGAAAAGACTCaagctaaaaaaatgaaaatgtatctaAAGTTAAAGGACGAAGAGCATCTCGATGACCGGAAGAATGAGCTGTTGGGGAAGTTGGAGCATGAgctgtttgaaaattaa
- the LOC112421346 gene encoding uncharacterized protein, which yields MDPFDIETYKQKRDIEDTYIVNRFIQRRKELEEGSGSRSRKYLNRDHAAANQRLIDDYFANEPTYDDAMFRRRYRMQKHVFLRIVGGLSITDNYFTQRVDAANKEGISPLAKCTTAMRMLAYGVAADAVDEYIKIGGTTTLECLRRFCKGIIRLYEEVYLRAPNQDDLQRILHVSEMRGFPGMIGSIDCMHWEWKNCPKAWEGQFTRGDKGTTTVILEAVASHDLWIWHAFFGCPGTLNDINVLDRSPVFDDVEQGKAPRVNFFVNQRPYNMAYYLADDIYPSYPTFIKSIRLPQSEPDKLFAKHQESCRKDIERAFGLFV from the exons ATGGATCCTTTTGATATCGAAACCTACAAACAAAAACGTGATATTGAAGACACTTATATCGTCAACCGATTCATTCAGCGTCGAAAAGAATTAGAGGAAGGTAGTGGATCTCGTAGTAGAAAATATCTAAATAGAGATCATGCAGCGGCAAACCAAAGACTCATTGACGACTACTTTGCCAATGAGCCTACATATGACGATGCAATGTTTCGTCGTCGGTACCGGATGCAAAAGCATGTTTTCCTTCGAATCGTTGGAGGCCTTTCAATTACTGATAACTACTTCACCCAGCGAGTTGATGCCGCCAACAAAGAAGGTATATCACCGTTAGCAAAATGTACCACAGCAATGCGAATGTTAGCATATGGCGTGGCAGCAGATGCGGTCgatgaatacatcaaaataggaggTACTACAACATTGGAGTGCTTACGTAGATTCTGTAAAGGAATCATACGATTGTATGAGGAAGTGTACCTGAGAGCACCAAACCAAGATGACCTTCAAAGAATACTACATGTTAGTGAAATGCGGGGGTTCCCAGGGATGATCGGGAGTATTGACTGCATGCACTGGGAGtggaaaaattgtcctaaagcaTGGGAAGGTCAATTCACCAGGGGGGATAAGGGAACCACCACAGTTATTCTTGAAGCAGTTGCATCTCATGATCTATGGATCTGGCATGCCTTTTTTGGATGTCCAGGAACGTTGAACGATATCAATGTTCTAGACCGGTCACCGGTGTTTGATGATGTGGAACAGGGAAAGGCTCCACGCGTgaatttctttgtgaatcaacgtCCCTATAATATGGCATACTATCTAGCTGATGATATCTACCCTTCTTATCCAACTTTCATCAAATCAATTAGACTTCCTCAAAGTGAACCTGATAAGTTATTCGCAAAACATCAGGAGAGCTGTCGGAAGGACATCGAACGTGCTTTTGGA ctatTTGTGTGA
- the LOC25491400 gene encoding glyoxylate/hydroxypyruvate/pyruvate reductase 2KGR, translated as MGLIDVLLVAKVIPYLDQELNKRYNLFRIWDFPQKSQLLTQHGASIRAVVGNASAGADSNLIEALPKLEIVSSYSVGVDMIDLNMCKEKGIRVTNTPDVLTDDVADLAICLILTLLRRILECDRFVRSGNWKRGDYKLTTKFSGKTIGIIGMGRIGTAVAKRAEGFNCSICYYSRTQKQEPKYKYYPSLIELASNCDILVVACPLTEETHHIINREVINALGPKGVLINIGRGKHVDEPELVSALLEGRLGGAGLDVYENEPHVPEELFGLENVVLLPHIGSGTVETRAAMADLLLGNLEAHFLGKPLLTPLV; from the exons atggGATTAATAGATGTTCTCCTCGTCGCTAAAGTAATTCCATACTTAGATCAAGAACTCAATAAACGCTACAATCTTTTCCGCATTTGGGATTTCCCACAAAAATCTCAACTTTTAACTCAACACGGCGCGTCGATCCGTGCGGTGGTCGGAAATGCAAGCGCCGGCGCCGATTCTAACCTCATTGAAGCGTTGCCGAAGCTTGAGATTGTTTCCAGCTATAGCGTTGGTGTTGATATGATTGATCTTAACATGTGTAAGGAGAAAGGGATTCGCGTAACGAATACACCTGATGTGTTGACTGATGATGTTGCTGATTTGGCTATTTGTTTGATCCTTACGCTTCTTCGGAGGATTTTGGAATGTGATCGATTTGTTAGAAGTGGAAATTGGAAGCGCGGTGATTATAAGTTGACAACTAAG TTCTCTGGGAAAACCATTGGCATTATTGGAATGGGAAGGATTGGCACAGCAGTTGCCAAGAGAGCTGAAGGTTTTAATTGTTCAATATGTTACTATTCTAGAACTCAAAAGCAGGAACCAAAATACAAGTACTATCCAAGCCTTATTGAGTTAGCATCCAACTGCGACATACTGGTTGTTGCCTGCCCTCTTACAGAGGAAACTCATCACATCATCAACCGGGAGGTCATTAATGCACTTGGTCCGAAGGGTGTCCTAATTAACATTGGCCGAGGTAAGCATGTTGATGAGCCAGAGCTCGTCTCTGCATTGCTTGAAGGTCGTTTGGGTGGTGCTGGACTTGATGTGTATGAAAACGAGCCTCATGTTCCCGAAGAACTATTTGGGCTAGAAAATGTTGTCTTATTGCCTCATATTGGAAGCGGCACGGTAGAAACTCGGGCTGCCATGGCCGACCTTCTTCTTGGAAACTTGGAGGCTCATTTCCTTGGAAAGCCACTGTTAACTCCTTTGGTTTAA